One stretch of Effusibacillus lacus DNA includes these proteins:
- a CDS encoding IS66 family transposase, translating into YRQEQQFARLGVPLSRQTLANWMIHGADKWLRLLYHRMHEHLLKQDILHADETTVQVLREPGRSAETTSY; encoded by the coding sequence GTATCGCCAGGAGCAGCAGTTTGCTCGTCTTGGGGTACCCTTGTCCCGTCAGACGCTGGCGAACTGGATGATCCACGGCGCAGACAAGTGGCTTAGACTATTGTACCATCGCATGCATGAGCATCTGCTGAAGCAGGACATCCTGCACGCCGATGAAACAACCGTGCAGGTGCTTCGTGAACCGGGGCGGTCCGCGGAGACGACTTCGTAC